The following are from one region of the Aquirufa lenticrescens genome:
- a CDS encoding M20/M25/M40 family metallo-hydrolase, with translation MNFRFLPLLLLPLFSNAQANTDSLFIKKMSDEIMTNGKAYDLLYELTKKIGGRLAGSPQAQNAVIWGKKSLEAMGPDKVFLQPCKTPNWKRGGNDFVAITGVNGEARMQPLAALALGNSLGSNGLIEAEVVAVASFEELEKRKEEVKGKIVYFHSVFDPTKIQTFKAYGESGAFRRSGASKAAKYGAVAVLIHSLSTAPDNEPHTGVMVYDEAYPKIPAVALGPNDAKMLYSLAKKGTIKAQVQTYGFFLPDADDNNVIAEISGSEFPDQYITLGGHLDSWDVNEGAHDDGAGIVQTMEVLRVMKALNYKPKRSIRFVLFANEENAARGGKEYANQAKINKENHIFVIESDEGGFTPRSIGITAPPAQFARFQTWTPLLKPYGSEITFGGGGTDIAPMAGINKESILAGLIPDSQRYFDLHHAKTDVFENVNKRELHLGAVNMAAIIYLIDQYGVK, from the coding sequence ATGAATTTCCGTTTCCTACCCTTATTACTCCTTCCCCTATTTTCTAACGCCCAGGCAAACACAGACTCCCTCTTCATCAAGAAGATGTCTGACGAGATCATGACGAACGGAAAGGCCTATGACTTATTGTATGAATTGACCAAAAAGATTGGTGGGCGATTAGCCGGTTCTCCGCAGGCACAGAATGCGGTGATTTGGGGGAAGAAAAGTTTAGAGGCGATGGGTCCAGATAAAGTGTTCTTGCAGCCGTGCAAGACGCCTAATTGGAAACGCGGTGGGAATGATTTTGTGGCGATTACGGGGGTGAATGGTGAGGCGAGAATGCAACCATTGGCGGCTTTGGCCTTAGGGAATTCCCTTGGTTCGAATGGATTAATCGAGGCAGAAGTGGTCGCAGTGGCTAGTTTCGAAGAATTAGAGAAGCGCAAGGAAGAGGTGAAAGGCAAGATTGTTTATTTCCACAGTGTTTTTGATCCGACGAAGATTCAGACGTTTAAAGCGTATGGTGAAAGTGGCGCTTTTCGCCGTTCTGGTGCGAGTAAAGCCGCGAAATATGGTGCAGTGGCGGTGTTAATTCATTCACTGAGTACGGCGCCGGATAATGAGCCGCATACCGGTGTGATGGTGTATGATGAAGCATATCCGAAGATTCCAGCGGTGGCTTTAGGTCCGAATGATGCGAAGATGCTATATTCTTTGGCCAAAAAAGGAACCATCAAAGCCCAAGTACAAACCTACGGTTTCTTCCTTCCAGATGCGGATGACAACAACGTAATTGCAGAAATCAGCGGATCTGAATTCCCAGACCAATACATCACGCTAGGTGGTCACTTAGACAGCTGGGACGTGAATGAGGGCGCACACGATGATGGCGCCGGCATCGTCCAAACGATGGAAGTGTTGCGCGTCATGAAAGCGTTAAACTACAAACCAAAGCGTAGCATCCGTTTTGTCCTATTCGCAAATGAAGAAAATGCCGCGCGCGGTGGCAAGGAATATGCGAACCAAGCTAAAATTAACAAGGAGAACCACATTTTTGTCATCGAAAGTGATGAGGGTGGCTTCACTCCTCGTTCCATCGGAATTACGGCCCCTCCTGCTCAATTCGCCAGATTTCAAACCTGGACTCCCCTATTAAAGCCTTATGGTTCTGAGATTACTTTTGGCGGTGGCGGTACGGACATTGCCCCGATGGCCGGCATCAATAAAGAATCCATCTTAGCTGGACTTATCCCAGACAGCCAACGCTATTTCGATTTACACCATGCAAAGACGGACGTGTTCGAAAACGTAAACAAAAGAGAATTACATTTAGGCGCCGTGAACATGGCAGCCATCATCTATTTAATTGATCAATACGGCGTAAAATGA
- a CDS encoding DUF4197 domain-containing protein, with product MKKLLILLFLCSINAKAQSFQGILKKATEIASGAQKTGLSSDDIANGLKEALRVGAEKGCANLAKPDGFFKNAALKILMPPEAAKVESTLRSVGLNQFADDFILSMNRAAEDASATAAPIFVNAIKQITITDGLTILRGDETAATSFLRSKTASELKSSFNPIIKTSLDKVNATKYWERAITAYNAIPFSNKKINPDLGAYVTEKAMEGIYSEIAKQEKDIRANPMARTTELLKRVFEK from the coding sequence ATGAAAAAACTACTAATACTCTTATTCCTTTGTTCTATAAATGCCAAAGCCCAATCCTTCCAAGGGATACTCAAAAAAGCCACCGAAATCGCTTCAGGTGCACAAAAAACAGGCTTAAGTTCCGATGATATCGCCAACGGCCTAAAAGAAGCCTTGCGGGTAGGTGCCGAAAAAGGCTGCGCAAACCTGGCTAAACCGGATGGATTCTTCAAAAATGCTGCCCTTAAAATCCTCATGCCACCAGAAGCCGCTAAAGTCGAAAGCACTCTCAGAAGTGTGGGCTTAAACCAATTCGCGGACGATTTCATCCTTAGTATGAACCGCGCGGCAGAAGATGCTTCAGCGACCGCTGCACCCATCTTTGTGAACGCTATCAAACAAATAACCATTACGGATGGGCTGACTATTTTACGAGGCGACGAAACAGCAGCTACATCTTTTTTGCGCTCAAAAACCGCTTCAGAATTGAAATCCAGTTTTAATCCCATCATAAAAACATCCTTAGACAAAGTAAACGCCACCAAATACTGGGAAAGAGCCATCACAGCCTACAATGCCATTCCATTCAGTAATAAGAAAATCAACCCTGATCTAGGTGCATACGTTACAGAGAAGGCGATGGAGGGAATCTACAGCGAAATAGCAAAACAAGAGAAGGATATCCGTGCGAATCCGATGGCACGGACGACTGAGTTGCTGAAGAGAGTGTTTGAGAAATAG
- a CDS encoding pyridoxamine 5'-phosphate oxidase family protein, whose product MENNRINYIDYSLTDLEQDCWSRLVTGAKKSRTPFHTPCVATLGNGEVSLRTVVLRKTLPEERELRFHTDIRSPKWNELLINPSISALFYDSEERIQLRVKGKAVLHHTDDLTAKAWQTTSLSSRKCYLTLYSPSNLVDSSTSGLSEDIEQENFTLAESEVGYENFGIVSIHVQSFDWLWLNHAGHRRAFFDYEEGSFQWMIP is encoded by the coding sequence ATGGAAAATAATAGAATCAATTACATCGATTATAGTTTAACTGATTTAGAACAAGACTGCTGGTCGCGTTTAGTCACGGGTGCCAAGAAAAGCAGAACACCCTTTCATACGCCTTGCGTGGCCACTTTAGGTAATGGCGAAGTGAGTTTGCGAACCGTTGTTTTACGTAAGACTTTGCCAGAAGAAAGAGAATTGCGTTTCCATACGGATATCAGAAGTCCTAAATGGAATGAATTATTGATTAATCCATCCATAAGTGCCCTCTTTTATGATTCCGAAGAACGCATTCAATTACGCGTAAAAGGGAAAGCGGTATTACATCATACAGATGATTTGACGGCCAAAGCCTGGCAAACCACCTCTCTTTCCAGCAGAAAATGTTATTTAACGCTCTATAGCCCTTCCAATTTGGTCGATTCATCGACAAGCGGACTTTCAGAAGACATCGAACAAGAGAACTTTACATTAGCTGAAAGTGAAGTGGGTTACGAAAACTTTGGCATTGTGTCCATTCACGTTCAATCCTTCGATTGGCTGTGGCTGAACCATGCAGGACATCGAAGGGCTTTCTTCGATTATGAAGAGGGGAGTTTTCAGTGGATGATACCTTAA